The following coding sequences are from one Natrarchaeobaculum sulfurireducens window:
- a CDS encoding leucine--tRNA ligase, whose product MTSHYDHAQVQEFWQYVWERDEVYELDPDVDDPTYVLGMFPYTSGTLHMGHVRNYAITDAHARYRRMCGDDVLHPMGWDAFGLPAENAAYERASDPESWTQACIRRMREELETMGFGYDWSREITTCEPDYYQWNQWLFKRLYEAGLVEYEAASVNWCPDCETVLAEAQVEEREAERSEAATRASGEAEGREVEQSETSNGASGEAASREVERVCWRCETPVGRRELDQWFFAITDYAEELHDALEGLEEWPEGVREIQRNWIGRQEGVRIAFEVSEPHDGLAEPSGDEADPRGNGTQGSDAADGTVDVFSTRPETIYGATYLAVSPGHDLARELADADEAVREYVETVRERPPEAVGFSGIATDATAVHPLTGEELPVYVAGYVLEDVGTGAVMGVPAHNERDHAFASEHGLPIESVITPKDATVDVDLEDEPYTGEGILEASGEYDGLESETARERLLADVAAIEEDVIYRLRDWLISRQRYWGTPIPVVHCDDCGHVPVPDEELPVELPEFVHTTGNPLAEHESFRHTECPDCGGPAERETDTMDTFVDSSWYFLRFLSPDLEDAPFDAELANDALPIDVYVGGDEHAVLHLLYIRFMMRALADLGLLEVREPVERLISQGTVLYDGEKMSTSKGNVVAPLEYGAETTRLFVLSAAHPEQDFEWTANNVRGAYDLQQTLYGMATEFVDEGHTRVESEIHDEFVAREIDRTIAAVADEYERFRFHRAATEIQELARLLRRYRAYDRPHGEIYRRGLLTLAALIAPMAPHLAEELWNKLRGDGLVVEADWPEPEADVADYATERRFVETTLEDVRDIVDVAAIDEPARIELVVAPEWKYRVAELAADRADGEPIEGDAIVERAQTAGIDVPDRETLGTFVGDLVERTTRSGLDQFLPAGDERAILERTSWLLTDEFDVDVVVRRATDDDDLAAKARPGKPAIRID is encoded by the coding sequence ATGACGAGTCATTACGATCACGCGCAGGTGCAGGAGTTCTGGCAATACGTCTGGGAGCGCGACGAGGTCTACGAGCTCGACCCCGACGTCGACGACCCGACGTACGTCCTCGGGATGTTTCCATACACGTCGGGAACGCTCCACATGGGACACGTCCGCAACTACGCGATTACGGACGCCCACGCCCGCTATCGTCGAATGTGCGGCGACGACGTGCTCCACCCGATGGGGTGGGACGCGTTCGGCCTTCCAGCAGAAAATGCCGCCTACGAGCGGGCGAGCGACCCCGAGTCCTGGACCCAGGCCTGTATCCGCCGAATGCGCGAAGAGCTCGAGACGATGGGCTTTGGCTACGACTGGTCGCGTGAGATCACGACCTGCGAACCCGACTACTACCAGTGGAACCAGTGGCTCTTCAAGCGCCTCTACGAGGCAGGGCTCGTCGAGTACGAAGCCGCGTCGGTCAACTGGTGTCCCGACTGTGAAACGGTGCTTGCGGAAGCCCAGGTGGAGGAACGAGAGGCCGAACGTAGTGAGGCCGCTACTAGAGCGAGCGGCGAAGCCGAGGGCCGCGAGGTCGAGCAAAGTGAGACCTCGAATGGAGCGAGCGGCGAAGCCGCGAGCCGCGAGGTCGAACGCGTCTGCTGGCGCTGTGAGACGCCGGTAGGCCGTCGCGAACTCGACCAGTGGTTTTTCGCGATCACCGACTACGCCGAAGAACTTCACGACGCCCTCGAGGGCCTCGAGGAGTGGCCCGAGGGTGTCCGCGAGATCCAGCGCAACTGGATCGGTCGACAAGAGGGCGTTCGAATCGCGTTCGAGGTGAGCGAGCCACATGACGGATTGGCGGAGCCGAGCGGGGATGAAGCCGACCCACGGGGCAACGGGACCCAGGGGTCAGATGCCGCCGACGGCACTGTCGACGTCTTCAGCACCCGACCGGAGACGATTTACGGGGCGACGTACCTCGCGGTGTCGCCGGGTCACGACCTCGCACGGGAACTGGCCGACGCCGATGAAGCCGTCCGCGAATACGTCGAGACGGTTAGGGAGCGTCCCCCAGAAGCGGTCGGCTTCTCGGGTATCGCGACTGACGCGACGGCGGTCCACCCCCTGACCGGCGAGGAACTGCCGGTGTACGTCGCCGGCTACGTCCTCGAGGACGTCGGGACGGGAGCCGTGATGGGCGTTCCGGCGCACAACGAGCGTGACCACGCGTTCGCTAGCGAGCACGGGCTGCCGATCGAGAGCGTGATCACGCCGAAAGACGCGACCGTCGACGTCGACCTCGAAGACGAACCCTACACTGGCGAGGGGATCCTCGAGGCAAGCGGCGAGTACGACGGCCTCGAAAGCGAGACGGCCCGTGAGCGACTCCTCGCGGACGTCGCGGCGATCGAGGAGGACGTCATCTACCGACTCAGAGACTGGCTCATCTCCAGACAGCGCTACTGGGGGACGCCGATCCCGGTCGTCCACTGTGACGATTGCGGGCACGTGCCCGTCCCCGACGAAGAGTTGCCCGTCGAGTTGCCGGAGTTCGTCCACACGACGGGGAATCCGCTGGCCGAACACGAGTCGTTTCGCCACACCGAGTGTCCGGACTGTGGCGGCCCAGCCGAGCGCGAAACCGACACGATGGACACGTTCGTCGACTCCTCGTGGTACTTCCTTCGGTTCCTCTCGCCCGACCTCGAGGACGCGCCGTTCGACGCCGAGCTGGCGAACGACGCGTTGCCGATCGACGTCTACGTCGGTGGCGACGAACACGCCGTCTTGCACCTGCTATACATCCGGTTTATGATGCGGGCGCTTGCCGATCTCGGACTGCTCGAGGTTCGTGAACCCGTCGAGCGCCTCATCAGCCAGGGGACGGTGCTGTACGACGGCGAGAAGATGTCGACCTCGAAGGGGAACGTGGTCGCACCGCTCGAGTACGGTGCGGAGACGACCCGGTTGTTCGTTCTCTCGGCGGCTCACCCCGAGCAGGATTTCGAGTGGACGGCGAATAACGTCCGCGGCGCGTACGACCTCCAACAGACGCTGTATGGGATGGCGACCGAGTTCGTCGACGAAGGACACACCCGCGTCGAGTCCGAAATCCACGACGAGTTCGTCGCCCGCGAGATCGACCGGACGATCGCCGCAGTCGCCGACGAGTACGAGCGATTTCGCTTTCACCGGGCGGCCACGGAGATTCAGGAACTGGCCCGACTCCTGCGACGCTACCGCGCGTACGACCGTCCACACGGTGAGATCTATCGCCGCGGCCTGCTGACGCTCGCCGCGTTGATCGCGCCGATGGCGCCGCACCTCGCCGAAGAACTCTGGAACAAACTCCGCGGCGACGGCCTGGTCGTCGAGGCCGACTGGCCCGAACCCGAGGCCGACGTTGCCGACTACGCGACGGAACGACGGTTCGTCGAGACGACGCTCGAGGACGTTCGCGACATCGTCGACGTCGCCGCAATCGACGAACCGGCGCGGATCGAACTGGTCGTCGCCCCCGAGTGGAAGTACCGGGTCGCCGAACTGGCTGCCGACCGCGCCGACGGCGAGCCGATCGAAGGCGATGCAATCGTAGAGCGTGCACAGACAGCAGGCATCGATGTACCCGACCGCGAGACGCTGGGAACGTTCGTTGGCGATCTGGTCGAGCGGACCACCCGCAGCGGACTGGACCAGTTCCTCCCTGCCGGCGACGAACGTGCGATCCTCGAGCGAACGAGTTGGCTACTCACCGACGAGTTCGACGTCGACGTCGTGGTTCGACGAGCGACGGACGACGACGACCTGGCGGCGAAAGCTCGACCGGGAAAACCCGCTATTCGGATCGATTGA
- a CDS encoding HNH endonuclease → MECPTCGTSLATECGMRQHHTKVHGEPLPNRSCTGCGTEFYDPKSRRKFCSDCNPNAGEHNGNWNGGTETASCKLCDSAFEYYPSDKPGVYCPDCVETADGLLPENPSEKGARVTTDCRTCGVTLEVRPRLLEKRTQGCFCSRRCHSEWLSENVVGPDHHQWEGGPIEYGRSWWRIRRQALERDDYECQHCGIGRDEIGRNPDVHHRRPVRSFDQPEQAHTMDNVITLCRSCHRRVEDGAITLSPDGEK, encoded by the coding sequence ATGGAGTGTCCGACGTGTGGTACGTCTCTCGCGACGGAATGTGGGATGCGCCAGCACCACACCAAAGTCCACGGCGAACCGCTCCCAAACCGCAGCTGTACTGGGTGTGGGACCGAGTTCTACGATCCGAAATCCCGCCGGAAATTCTGTTCGGACTGCAATCCGAACGCGGGCGAGCACAACGGCAACTGGAACGGTGGCACGGAGACGGCGTCGTGTAAACTGTGCGACTCGGCGTTCGAGTACTACCCCTCGGACAAGCCCGGTGTGTACTGTCCGGACTGCGTCGAGACAGCGGACGGGCTCCTCCCAGAGAATCCGTCTGAAAAGGGAGCGCGCGTCACAACCGACTGTCGAACCTGTGGTGTGACACTCGAGGTTCGTCCCAGACTGCTCGAGAAGCGAACACAGGGCTGTTTCTGCTCACGGAGATGCCACAGCGAGTGGCTCTCCGAGAACGTCGTCGGCCCCGATCACCACCAGTGGGAAGGCGGACCGATCGAGTACGGCCGATCGTGGTGGCGCATCCGGCGTCAGGCGCTCGAGCGCGACGACTACGAGTGTCAACACTGCGGGATTGGGCGGGACGAGATCGGCCGAAACCCAGACGTTCATCACCGCCGACCAGTTCGGTCGTTCGATCAGCCCGAACAGGCACATACGATGGACAACGTGATTACACTCTGTCGGAGCTGTCACCGACGTGTCGAAGACGGGGCGATCACGCTGTCGCCCGACGGCGAAAAGTAA
- a CDS encoding pyridoxal phosphate-dependent aminotransferase, with translation MSMEFTDRVTRVEPSATLAISALATELENDGADVVDLSVGEPDFPTPENVVEAGKAAMDAGHTGYTTSAGILALREAIVDKLADDGLEHTTDEVIVTPGAKQALYEVIHALVQEGDEAVLLDPAWVSYEAMVKMAGGDLTRVDLSPHDFQLEPALDELADAVSDDTDLLIVNSPSNPTGAVYTDAALEGVRDLAVEHDITVISDEIYKEITYGVEPTSLGALEGMADRTITVNGFSKAYSMTGWRLGYFAGPEELIDQAGKLHSHSVSSAVNFVQHAGIEALENTDDAVAEMVEAFEQRRELVVELLAEHDVDVAVPEGAFYMMLPVDDDDQAWCEGAIEDAHVATVPGSAFGTPGYARISYAASEERLREGIERLAEEGYL, from the coding sequence ATGTCCATGGAATTCACCGACCGCGTAACCCGAGTCGAACCGTCCGCAACCCTCGCGATCTCCGCACTCGCGACCGAACTCGAAAACGACGGCGCCGACGTTGTCGACCTCTCCGTCGGCGAGCCGGACTTCCCGACGCCCGAGAACGTCGTCGAGGCCGGCAAGGCCGCGATGGACGCCGGCCACACCGGCTACACCACCTCCGCCGGTATCCTCGCACTCCGTGAAGCCATCGTCGACAAACTCGCCGACGACGGTCTCGAGCACACCACCGACGAAGTCATCGTCACGCCCGGCGCGAAACAGGCGCTGTACGAAGTCATCCACGCCCTCGTACAGGAAGGCGACGAGGCCGTCCTGCTCGACCCCGCGTGGGTTTCGTACGAAGCGATGGTGAAGATGGCCGGCGGCGATCTCACCCGCGTCGACCTCTCTCCCCACGACTTCCAGCTCGAGCCCGCACTCGACGAACTCGCCGACGCCGTCTCCGACGACACCGACCTGTTGATCGTCAATTCGCCGTCGAACCCCACCGGTGCCGTCTACACGGACGCCGCACTCGAAGGCGTTCGCGACCTGGCCGTCGAACACGATATCACCGTCATCTCCGACGAGATCTACAAGGAGATTACCTACGGCGTCGAGCCGACGAGTCTCGGAGCCCTCGAGGGGATGGCCGACCGCACGATCACGGTCAACGGCTTCTCGAAGGCCTACTCGATGACCGGTTGGCGGCTCGGCTACTTCGCCGGCCCCGAGGAACTGATCGACCAGGCTGGCAAGCTCCACAGCCACTCCGTCTCCTCGGCCGTCAACTTCGTCCAGCACGCCGGCATCGAAGCGCTCGAGAACACCGACGACGCCGTCGCCGAGATGGTCGAGGCCTTCGAACAGCGGCGTGAGTTGGTCGTCGAGTTACTCGCCGAACACGACGTCGACGTCGCCGTCCCCGAGGGCGCTTTCTACATGATGCTCCCCGTCGACGACGACGATCAGGCCTGGTGTGAGGGAGCCATCGAAGACGCCCACGTCGCGACCGTCCCCGGCAGCGCGTTCGGCACGCCAGGCTATGCCCGGATCTCCTACGCCGCAAGCGAGGAGCGCCTCCGCGAGGGCATCGAACGACTGGCCGAGGAAGGCTACCTCTAG
- the ribH gene encoding 6,7-dimethyl-8-ribityllumazine synthase, with amino-acid sequence MTTLGLVVAEFNRPITEQMEEVALETASDAGAEMYETVHVPGVYDAPLAADRLARLEDIDAVAVVGTVITGDTDHDQVITDAAAQRLADVSLERDTPVTLGVTGPGMSAAEARERIENASKAVNGALDLVTELPDPQ; translated from the coding sequence ATGACCACGCTCGGACTGGTGGTCGCGGAGTTCAACCGGCCGATCACCGAGCAGATGGAAGAGGTCGCTCTCGAGACCGCGAGCGACGCTGGCGCCGAGATGTACGAGACGGTTCACGTCCCCGGCGTGTACGACGCGCCGCTGGCCGCAGACCGACTGGCCCGCCTCGAGGACATCGATGCCGTCGCCGTGGTCGGCACGGTCATCACGGGCGACACCGACCACGACCAGGTGATCACCGACGCTGCGGCCCAGCGACTCGCCGACGTCAGTCTCGAGCGTGACACCCCCGTTACCCTCGGCGTGACGGGCCCCGGAATGTCCGCTGCCGAGGCGCGAGAACGCATCGAGAACGCGTCGAAAGCCGTCAACGGCGCACTCGACCTTGTAACCGAACTTCCCGATCCACAGTAA
- a CDS encoding methyl-accepting chemotaxis protein, which translates to MAPKNYLRRVTGGNDANENRPERDEQEGERRASTDGGGVTIDPGADDEDATETIGNAPDADTRLERAVEAVRYDRETERTLEATAADELGLDVTDLEGAYPVSVPIDAAARHTRLLSTTLEEGRGTERASRVASIARQQAEASVPPSAYVATYERAFERLVERTFDDLEDGGDLESAKAKLLAGLNASLVDMQVGVDEFADEDVVAPLSDDDSLEGIGLEAAVAALPEPAFLIDDENTVLAYNSGFNRLFSLEDDHREYVGKDSRETIAAAAYTDGRRHHSLADKIVEEHAGVDDWGLETAADHEATDNVVYRDTSVTVDNTGAEAHVEMLAMPIYDADGEFLAVLELIRDRSDEMRRKRAVEELITEVTDTLTRIGEGDLSARAEFVDDHDVIESNLLALTSDVNEMATNFEEVVTRVDEKTTDLADSIERATTYADRIDEQATNQSESLETVADEMEDFSATMEEVAASSEEVAEAAESALEEVEQGVGASEDAKDVTDEVAEISRELVDTVEELDDYMNEIGEVAEVIADVADQTNLLALNANIEAAKANEAGAGFAVVANEVKNLAAETQEHTDEIATRIDQVQRQTVETVDEVETSHEHVQKVESEIDNVLVSLETISDRVESAADGIQEVAGANDKQAASVEEVMATLEDVRESSTNVTETTDEIVEETEQQEQAVFELADRVRRMSGDES; encoded by the coding sequence ATGGCACCGAAAAACTACTTGCGGCGCGTCACAGGTGGGAACGACGCCAACGAGAATCGACCGGAACGAGACGAACAGGAAGGTGAACGGCGAGCGTCGACGGACGGTGGCGGCGTCACGATCGACCCCGGCGCAGACGACGAGGACGCGACCGAGACGATCGGTAACGCTCCAGACGCCGATACCCGACTCGAGCGGGCGGTCGAAGCGGTTCGATACGACCGGGAGACCGAACGAACGCTCGAGGCTACAGCGGCCGACGAACTTGGCCTCGACGTCACCGACCTCGAGGGCGCTTACCCCGTTTCGGTGCCGATCGATGCAGCCGCACGACACACGCGACTCCTCTCGACCACCCTCGAAGAGGGCCGCGGGACCGAGCGAGCGAGTCGGGTCGCTTCGATCGCCCGCCAACAAGCCGAGGCGTCGGTTCCGCCGTCAGCGTACGTGGCCACCTACGAACGAGCGTTCGAGCGGCTGGTCGAGCGAACGTTCGACGATCTGGAAGACGGCGGTGACCTCGAGTCGGCCAAAGCGAAGCTGCTCGCCGGGCTCAACGCCTCGCTCGTCGATATGCAGGTCGGCGTCGACGAGTTCGCCGACGAAGACGTGGTTGCGCCGCTTTCGGACGACGACTCCCTCGAGGGGATCGGTCTCGAGGCCGCAGTCGCCGCCCTGCCCGAACCCGCGTTCCTCATCGACGACGAAAACACTGTACTGGCGTACAACTCGGGGTTCAACCGGCTGTTCAGCCTCGAAGATGATCACCGCGAGTACGTCGGCAAGGACTCCCGTGAGACGATCGCGGCGGCCGCGTACACCGACGGTCGACGCCATCACAGCCTCGCCGACAAGATCGTCGAAGAACACGCAGGGGTCGACGACTGGGGCCTCGAGACGGCGGCCGACCACGAGGCGACCGACAACGTCGTCTACCGGGACACGAGCGTGACCGTCGACAACACCGGTGCGGAGGCCCACGTCGAGATGCTAGCGATGCCGATCTACGACGCCGATGGGGAGTTCTTAGCCGTCCTCGAGCTGATTCGAGATCGAAGCGACGAGATGCGCCGAAAGCGGGCCGTCGAGGAGTTGATCACCGAGGTGACCGACACCCTCACGCGAATCGGCGAGGGCGACCTCTCCGCGCGCGCTGAGTTCGTCGACGATCACGACGTAATCGAGTCGAACCTGCTGGCGCTGACCAGCGACGTCAACGAGATGGCGACGAACTTCGAGGAGGTCGTCACCCGCGTTGACGAGAAGACGACGGACCTCGCCGACTCGATCGAACGCGCGACCACATACGCAGATCGGATCGATGAGCAGGCGACGAACCAGAGCGAGTCGCTCGAGACGGTCGCTGACGAGATGGAAGACTTCTCGGCGACGATGGAGGAGGTCGCCGCCTCCTCCGAAGAAGTCGCCGAAGCGGCCGAGTCCGCGCTCGAAGAGGTCGAGCAGGGCGTCGGCGCGAGCGAGGACGCAAAGGACGTGACCGACGAGGTCGCTGAGATCAGCCGCGAACTCGTCGACACCGTCGAGGAACTCGACGACTACATGAACGAAATCGGTGAGGTCGCCGAGGTCATCGCCGACGTCGCCGATCAGACCAACCTGCTCGCACTCAACGCCAACATCGAGGCCGCGAAAGCTAACGAAGCGGGCGCTGGCTTCGCCGTCGTCGCCAACGAAGTCAAGAATCTGGCGGCGGAGACTCAAGAGCACACCGACGAGATCGCCACCCGGATCGACCAGGTCCAACGCCAGACCGTCGAGACCGTCGACGAGGTCGAAACCTCACACGAACACGTCCAGAAGGTCGAATCGGAGATCGACAACGTGCTCGTCTCGCTCGAGACGATCTCCGATCGCGTCGAGTCCGCTGCCGACGGTATCCAGGAAGTCGCGGGCGCGAACGACAAACAAGCGGCCTCGGTCGAGGAAGTCATGGCGACTCTCGAGGACGTCCGCGAGAGTTCGACGAACGTGACCGAGACGACCGACGAGATCGTCGAGGAAACCGAACAACAGGAACAGGCCGTGTTCGAACTCGCCGACCGCGTCCGACGAATGTCAGGCGACGAGTCGTAA
- a CDS encoding 5-(carboxyamino)imidazole ribonucleotide synthase, whose amino-acid sequence MVDDWESLSGGTDKPPAMTTLRTPGPTVGVVGGGQLGRMLAEAAAPLGVEVIVLDPTPDCPAALVARDQLVADFDDEDAIRDLASRADVLTFEIELADQTALDRVSEDTGTPVHPKPETLETIHDKLVQKRELEGAGVPVPPFREVDDADDVRAAIDDYGGPVMLKARTGGYDGRGNVPVESKAEAEKALESVAGPAMVEAFVDFEREISVIAVKGDDEIAAFPIGENVHEEEILRETVVPAGSSDAVADRARDVAADVLEVMEGWGVYGIELFETRDGEVLLNEIAPRPHNSGHWTIEGAHSSQFEQHVRAVLGWPLGSTDLRAPTVSKNLLADVEEPREAALSDLDHILETPGANLHWYGKREARPLRKMGHVTVTARENESTDDLLEAARDLEEAVTFRS is encoded by the coding sequence GTGGTCGACGATTGGGAATCCTTAAGCGGAGGCACGGACAAGCCGCCCGCAATGACGACGTTACGGACGCCCGGACCGACCGTCGGGGTAGTCGGTGGCGGACAGCTCGGTCGGATGCTCGCCGAGGCCGCCGCCCCACTCGGCGTCGAGGTGATCGTACTCGATCCAACGCCGGACTGTCCGGCGGCGCTCGTCGCGCGCGACCAGCTCGTCGCCGACTTCGACGACGAAGACGCCATCCGAGACCTCGCCTCGCGCGCGGACGTTCTCACGTTCGAGATCGAACTCGCCGACCAGACGGCCCTTGACCGCGTTAGCGAGGACACCGGAACGCCCGTTCACCCGAAGCCGGAGACGTTAGAGACGATCCACGACAAGCTCGTCCAGAAACGCGAACTCGAGGGCGCGGGCGTCCCTGTCCCGCCGTTTCGCGAGGTCGACGACGCCGACGACGTCCGTGCGGCAATCGACGACTACGGCGGTCCCGTGATGCTCAAAGCCCGCACCGGCGGCTACGACGGCCGCGGGAACGTCCCCGTCGAGTCGAAAGCCGAGGCTGAAAAAGCCCTCGAGTCGGTCGCCGGCCCCGCGATGGTCGAGGCCTTCGTCGACTTCGAACGTGAGATTTCGGTCATCGCCGTGAAAGGAGACGACGAGATCGCTGCCTTCCCCATCGGGGAGAACGTCCACGAAGAAGAGATCCTGCGCGAGACGGTCGTCCCCGCCGGCTCGAGTGACGCCGTCGCCGACCGGGCCCGCGATGTGGCCGCGGACGTGCTCGAAGTGATGGAGGGATGGGGCGTGTACGGCATCGAGCTGTTCGAGACGCGCGACGGCGAGGTGTTGCTCAACGAGATCGCGCCGCGACCACACAACTCGGGACACTGGACGATCGAGGGGGCCCACAGTTCACAGTTCGAACAACACGTCCGTGCCGTCTTGGGGTGGCCGCTCGGGTCGACCGACCTGCGCGCGCCGACAGTCTCGAAGAACCTGCTGGCCGACGTCGAGGAGCCACGGGAGGCAGCGCTTTCGGACCTCGATCACATCCTCGAGACGCCCGGCGCAAATCTCCACTGGTACGGCAAGCGGGAGGCTCGCCCGCTGCGGAAGATGGGGCACGTCACCGTCACTGCACGCGAAAACGAATCGACCGACGATCTGCTCGAGGCCGCGCGCGACCTCGAGGAGGCCGTCACGTTCAGGTCGTAG
- a CDS encoding AIR carboxylase family protein, translating into MSESVRDLIDRLHHEAEQDRSTEETPDVGIVMGSDSDLEVMLTGGKRPGAYDAFVDELGFAEQTDYEDAPDERFTFETYVTSAHRTPDLMTAYAETAEDRGLEVIIAGAGGKSADLPNMTASVAYPLPVIGVPVQEKSVDSVIGMPAGAPLVAVDAGKSFNAALSAAQILARQYDEVRERLVSYHDGLRGGVGDVSRELHDDGVERFRERDR; encoded by the coding sequence ATGAGCGAGAGCGTTCGCGATCTCATCGATAGATTGCACCACGAGGCCGAGCAGGATCGGTCGACTGAGGAGACCCCCGACGTCGGCATCGTCATGGGTTCGGACAGCGATCTCGAGGTCATGCTGACCGGCGGGAAACGCCCCGGCGCGTACGACGCGTTCGTCGACGAACTCGGCTTTGCCGAACAGACGGACTACGAGGACGCGCCCGACGAGCGGTTCACCTTCGAGACGTACGTCACCTCGGCCCACCGCACGCCGGATCTGATGACGGCCTATGCCGAGACGGCCGAGGACCGGGGCCTCGAGGTCATCATCGCCGGTGCGGGCGGCAAGTCCGCGGACCTGCCGAACATGACCGCCTCGGTCGCCTACCCGCTGCCGGTAATCGGCGTCCCCGTCCAGGAGAAGTCAGTTGACAGCGTTATCGGCATGCCCGCGGGCGCGCCGCTGGTCGCCGTCGACGCCGGCAAGTCGTTCAACGCCGCACTCTCGGCCGCCCAGATCCTCGCCCGGCAGTACGACGAGGTCCGCGAGCGACTCGTGTCCTATCACGACGGATTACGTGGTGGCGTCGGCGACGTCTCCCGCGAACTGCACGACGACGGCGTCGAACGCTTCCGGGAACGCGACCGATAG
- a CDS encoding NADH-quinone oxidoreductase subunit A — protein sequence MNDWIAIGALALIGLLIPLAMMTVSYLLRPSVPETSKRATYESGEVPTGGTRIRFNIQYYMVALLFLVFDIETVLLFPWAVVYLDAIESDAVSTLEILGPMVAFVAILLVGLGWAWRSGAVQWAQTPRQVDET from the coding sequence ATGAACGATTGGATAGCGATTGGGGCGTTAGCGCTCATTGGACTGCTGATACCGCTTGCGATGATGACGGTATCGTACCTCCTGCGGCCGAGCGTCCCAGAAACGAGCAAACGTGCCACCTACGAGAGTGGCGAGGTGCCGACCGGTGGGACCCGCATCCGGTTCAACATCCAGTACTACATGGTCGCGCTCTTGTTCCTCGTCTTCGATATCGAAACCGTCCTGCTGTTCCCATGGGCGGTCGTGTATCTGGATGCCATCGAATCCGACGCGGTGTCGACGCTCGAGATTCTCGGACCGATGGTCGCGTTCGTCGCGATCCTGCTCGTCGGTCTCGGCTGGGCGTGGCGCAGCGGTGCAGTACAGTGGGCACAAACACCCCGACAGGTGGACGAAACGTGA
- a CDS encoding NADH-quinone oxidoreductase subunit B, translating to MSNDDPRQSIEASTAPSTATQDARMGAGVDDRFNSKLREAFGASPFILTKFDEFMNWVRGNSMFMLQFGIACCSIEMIHTYAIKHDIDRYGAGVPRASPRQADVMIVPGTIVSKFGPRMKRVYDQMPEPKFVVGMGSCTISGGPFQEGYNVVKGAEEIIPVDIHVPGCPPRPEALIYGVLKLQERIQKGESSPVVVKPYELERFGDLQRDELVQKLADEINEDDLVMRYNWADSP from the coding sequence ATGAGTAACGACGACCCCAGACAATCGATTGAGGCAAGTACCGCCCCGTCGACGGCGACCCAAGACGCCCGAATGGGTGCCGGCGTCGACGACCGGTTCAACTCGAAGCTTCGTGAAGCGTTCGGCGCGTCGCCGTTCATCCTCACGAAGTTCGACGAGTTCATGAACTGGGTCCGCGGGAACTCGATGTTCATGCTGCAGTTCGGAATCGCCTGCTGCAGCATCGAGATGATCCACACCTACGCGATCAAACACGACATCGACCGCTACGGTGCCGGCGTCCCCCGCGCCTCGCCGCGACAGGCCGACGTCATGATCGTTCCCGGGACGATCGTCTCGAAGTTCGGCCCGCGCATGAAGCGCGTCTACGACCAGATGCCCGAACCCAAGTTCGTCGTCGGGATGGGTTCGTGTACGATCTCCGGCGGCCCCTTCCAGGAAGGCTACAACGTCGTGAAGGGTGCCGAGGAGATCATTCCCGTCGACATCCACGTTCCCGGCTGTCCGCCACGACCCGAGGCGCTGATCTACGGCGTCCTCAAGCTTCAAGAGCGGATCCAAAAGGGTGAATCCTCTCCCGTCGTCGTCAAGCCGTACGAACTCGAGCGCTTCGGCGACCTGCAACGGGACGAACTAGTGCAGAAACTGGCCGACGAGATCAACGAAGACGACCTCGTTATGCGGTATAACTGGGCTGATTCACCATGA